The proteins below are encoded in one region of Colias croceus chromosome 17, ilColCroc2.1:
- the LOC123699177 gene encoding uncharacterized protein LOC123699177 — protein sequence MSVPTVTINELSKGIEDNSNVSSVKKVLEGILNDYMDLQYGKSTPYTTGKQVVPSGSSIEDVDAGLASDTEKKFKDIFAKISETHKSGDFSPKSVNDGSWDPKFTPVFVFVAPNP from the coding sequence ATGTCCGTCCCAACTGTGACCATCAATGAGCTGTCGAAGGGTATCGAAGACAACTCTAACGTGTCAAGCGTGAAGAAAGTTCTGGAAGGTATCCTCAATGATTACATGGATCTTCAGTATGGAAAATCTACTCCATACACAACTGGCAAGCAAGTGGTCCCCAGCGGGTCTTCGATAGAAGATGTGGATGCTGGGCTTGCTAGCGACACTGAGAAGAAATTCAAAGATATTTTCGCAAAGATCTCAGAAACGCACAAGAGCGGTGACTTCTCCCCAAAATCTGTGAACGATGGATCTTGGGACCCGAAATTCACGcctgtgtttgtgtttgtcgCTCCCAATCCTTAG